A single Cryomorphaceae bacterium DNA region contains:
- a CDS encoding phytanoyl-CoA dioxygenase family protein, whose protein sequence is MALKKHLEEWALRLKPLHWGYNLLNRNRILSDRATFRRYGVHRPRWFSINASTFANKPDREWWPEVSESHMTSASDPLVQNLVDRYSNEIRSWTEEGYLVLPGLLSGENVEIVNDEIDRLLQKEEVGFNRQGNKIMFALRKSEAVRKVIDESGLHPLMDLLMGKETALFQSINFLRGSEQGTHSDSIHMSTHPRGGLIAAWIALEDISEENGPLHYYPGSHKLPYIDNVDFGNEGNALMLGGKPYAAYTQVVNERIDQAGLEKKIFTPKKGDVFIWHANLLHGGEPIGDPNSTRKSMVLHYFAPDHICYHEISQRPALKML, encoded by the coding sequence GTGGCCTTAAAGAAACATTTGGAAGAGTGGGCCCTCCGCCTCAAACCACTTCATTGGGGGTACAATCTCCTGAATCGAAATCGCATTCTGAGCGATAGAGCGACCTTTCGTCGCTATGGAGTTCATCGCCCCAGATGGTTCTCCATCAATGCCTCAACTTTTGCGAATAAGCCCGACCGTGAATGGTGGCCCGAGGTATCTGAATCACACATGACCTCAGCCTCAGACCCACTCGTTCAAAACCTTGTGGATCGGTATTCGAATGAAATTCGGTCGTGGACCGAAGAGGGTTATCTCGTGCTTCCAGGATTGTTGTCTGGGGAAAACGTGGAGATCGTCAATGATGAGATTGACCGATTACTTCAAAAAGAGGAGGTCGGCTTTAACCGTCAAGGGAACAAGATTATGTTCGCTTTGAGAAAATCTGAAGCCGTCCGAAAGGTGATTGACGAGAGCGGGCTTCATCCATTAATGGACCTTCTCATGGGGAAGGAAACCGCTCTTTTTCAATCCATCAACTTCTTGCGCGGAAGCGAACAAGGGACGCACTCCGACTCTATTCATATGAGCACTCATCCCAGGGGAGGACTCATTGCTGCCTGGATTGCTCTTGAGGATATTTCAGAAGAGAATGGGCCCTTACACTATTACCCCGGTTCCCATAAGCTGCCGTACATCGACAACGTCGATTTCGGCAATGAAGGGAATGCGCTAATGCTGGGAGGTAAGCCCTACGCTGCCTATACCCAAGTCGTAAACGAAAGGATTGACCAAGCAGGATTGGAGAAGAAGATTTTTACACCGAAGAAAGGGGATGTGTTCATCTGGCACGCCAACCTCTTACACGGAGGAGAACCCATTGGTGATCCTAATTCCACCAGGAAAAGCATGGTCCTACACTACTTCGCTCCAGACCACATTTGCTACCACGAAATCTCGCAGCGCCCGGCACTCAAGATGCTATAA
- a CDS encoding T9SS type A sorting domain-containing protein codes for MKRTVLISLSAVALIAVCYVTTRPSAEPADPNFLPTNYDRPEGAIPGSAEALQQWSYQRAYPNEDLPTAGWMTAFEQREEQRASARQGQRNNTTDPWEALGPWNTAGRTLALEINRANPTTIYAGSASGGLWRTRTGGEGAAAWERVTTGFPVLGVSSVKIAPSDTSIMYIGTGEVYNPGGAGLDPFLRPFRGSYGIGILKSTDGGQTWAKALDWTYDQERGVNDIAIHPTNPDIVYAATSEGVYKTTDGGANWTQVHGIRMAMSLAMNPEDTDTLYAAHGNFFSTGHGIYRSYDGGSTWTQCTSGLPSTFGGKIHLDLYERSPGIIYASIGQTYQTSGTASWLCKSEDHGQTWTIVSTDDYTLWQGWFSHDVAVHPRDSMSLYAVGVECRFSTDGGTNLYSAASNGLVLGTPPIGGPDGPANYIHSDIHEVEYHPDHPDTVYFGTDGGVFRRIGFTMESINGGMQTTQFYNGTSVGTVDTMMYMGGLQDNSTVLWTGTPAWQRLLGGDGSYSGLPFDGVPYRLVSYQFLNITRVDPAGNWVGIITPPQNGQVSFIAPFRVAPTNHDVLYAGRERIFLSYDGGQTWTGTGNNSFDGNFITDIAISPQDETVVVCATGPVNGPHHLFFTDDGAGSWSTANMTNLPDRYPTDLAFDPTNDQVAYVTYSGFGTGHVFKTTDFGQTWTDISGTLPDLPTSAIAVDPDYPQVIYVGNDLGIYVSEDYGATWNPFDLGLPEAIIAMDLIVSEPNRKLRLATHGNGAYQRDMLIPSNIGLEEDIAPQAQAFPNPFTDQLTVEVPNGTMIQVYDLQGRVVFEGQNPVLDTSEWPSGTYIVVAGTERVTVVKANN; via the coding sequence ATGAAACGAACGGTACTCATCTCCTTGTCCGCCGTCGCTCTCATTGCTGTATGCTATGTGACGACGCGCCCGTCTGCTGAGCCAGCAGATCCTAATTTTTTACCCACAAACTACGATCGGCCCGAAGGGGCTATTCCAGGAAGTGCTGAAGCCCTCCAGCAATGGAGTTATCAACGAGCCTATCCGAATGAGGATCTGCCTACGGCAGGATGGATGACTGCCTTTGAGCAGCGGGAAGAACAACGGGCATCGGCCCGTCAGGGCCAAAGAAACAACACCACGGACCCGTGGGAAGCCCTAGGCCCATGGAATACAGCTGGCCGGACCCTCGCTCTTGAAATCAATAGAGCGAATCCCACCACCATTTATGCGGGAAGCGCTTCGGGAGGACTCTGGCGCACCCGCACGGGAGGAGAAGGCGCCGCTGCTTGGGAGCGCGTGACCACAGGATTTCCGGTGCTCGGGGTCTCGAGCGTTAAAATAGCGCCCAGTGATACCAGCATCATGTACATCGGAACCGGTGAAGTGTACAATCCCGGTGGTGCGGGGCTGGACCCTTTTCTCAGACCCTTCCGCGGGTCGTATGGTATAGGTATCCTCAAGTCAACGGACGGTGGTCAAACCTGGGCAAAAGCCCTGGATTGGACCTACGATCAAGAGCGTGGGGTCAATGATATTGCCATTCACCCGACCAACCCGGACATCGTGTACGCCGCAACGTCCGAAGGGGTTTACAAAACCACGGACGGGGGAGCCAACTGGACACAAGTTCATGGAATTCGGATGGCGATGAGCCTCGCGATGAACCCCGAGGATACGGACACCCTCTACGCGGCCCACGGTAACTTCTTCAGTACCGGTCATGGCATTTACCGCAGTTACGATGGTGGAAGCACTTGGACACAGTGCACCAGTGGTTTGCCGTCCACTTTTGGAGGAAAAATTCATCTGGATTTGTACGAACGTAGCCCTGGCATTATTTACGCGAGCATTGGTCAAACCTATCAGACCAGTGGAACGGCTTCTTGGCTTTGTAAATCAGAAGACCACGGACAAACGTGGACCATTGTGAGTACGGATGACTATACCCTTTGGCAAGGCTGGTTCTCGCACGATGTGGCCGTTCACCCGAGGGATAGCATGAGCCTTTATGCGGTGGGGGTAGAATGCCGATTCTCGACCGACGGAGGAACCAATTTATACTCTGCGGCGAGTAACGGATTAGTCTTAGGAACACCGCCTATTGGAGGGCCAGATGGTCCAGCGAATTACATCCACAGTGATATTCACGAAGTAGAGTATCACCCCGATCATCCGGATACGGTTTACTTCGGAACAGATGGAGGAGTCTTTCGCCGAATTGGATTCACGATGGAATCGATTAACGGAGGAATGCAAACCACGCAGTTCTACAACGGAACGAGCGTCGGAACAGTCGATACCATGATGTACATGGGCGGCTTGCAGGACAACAGCACGGTCTTGTGGACGGGTACACCTGCTTGGCAAAGACTGCTCGGCGGCGACGGATCGTATTCCGGATTGCCCTTTGACGGCGTTCCCTACCGTTTGGTCAGCTATCAGTTTTTGAACATCACGCGCGTAGACCCTGCAGGCAACTGGGTGGGTATCATCACGCCGCCTCAAAACGGACAGGTATCCTTTATTGCTCCTTTCCGGGTGGCCCCAACCAACCACGATGTCTTGTATGCTGGACGGGAACGGATCTTCTTGAGTTATGACGGAGGTCAGACCTGGACCGGGACGGGAAATAACTCTTTCGACGGAAATTTCATCACCGATATCGCCATCAGTCCCCAAGATGAAACGGTTGTTGTATGCGCTACGGGACCGGTTAATGGGCCGCATCACCTCTTTTTCACCGATGATGGAGCGGGTTCATGGAGCACGGCGAACATGACGAACCTCCCCGATCGATACCCTACAGACCTGGCTTTTGATCCTACCAATGATCAGGTGGCCTATGTAACTTATTCGGGTTTTGGTACGGGCCATGTGTTCAAGACGACTGATTTTGGTCAGACGTGGACAGACATCAGCGGAACCCTTCCCGATCTCCCGACCAGTGCCATCGCGGTCGACCCGGATTACCCCCAGGTGATTTACGTGGGGAACGACCTCGGTATTTATGTCAGTGAGGATTACGGGGCCACATGGAATCCATTTGATTTGGGATTACCGGAGGCCATCATCGCCATGGATTTGATTGTCAGTGAGCCGAACCGGAAATTGCGCTTGGCCACCCATGGAAACGGAGCGTATCAGCGCGATATGCTGATACCGTCGAATATTGGCTTGGAGGAAGACATCGCGCCGCAGGCGCAGGCTTTCCCGAATCCGTTTACGGATCAATTGACAGTCGAAGTGCCTAACGGCACGATGATACAAGTCTACGACCTCCAGGGCCGCGTCGTGTTCGAGGGCCAGAATCCGGTCTTGGACACCTCGGAATGGCCTTCGGGGACTTATATCGTGGTCGCCGGAACGGAGCGAGTGACCGTGGTCAAGGCAAATAATTAA
- a CDS encoding RNA polymerase sigma factor, with translation MMRICFRYTNQRADAEALLNLAFCKVLFGLEKYDSTYPFGAWLKRITVNTAIDEYRKNARRIETYPEDVVEEEFHDFDPMNQQFGAEELMHMVRELPEQSREIFNLYAIDGYMHKEISEMLGVSISASKWHVANARKLLKARMVEYKKVAAK, from the coding sequence ATGATGCGCATTTGCTTCCGGTATACGAATCAACGTGCCGATGCAGAGGCTTTATTGAACCTGGCGTTTTGTAAAGTGCTCTTCGGCTTAGAGAAGTACGATTCCACCTATCCGTTTGGTGCATGGTTGAAGCGCATTACCGTGAATACGGCGATCGATGAATACCGAAAAAATGCACGACGGATTGAGACCTACCCAGAAGACGTTGTAGAAGAAGAATTCCACGATTTTGACCCGATGAATCAGCAATTCGGCGCGGAAGAGTTGATGCACATGGTGCGCGAATTGCCGGAGCAGAGTCGAGAAATCTTCAACCTGTATGCGATTGATGGGTATATGCACAAAGAAATTAGTGAGATGTTGGGCGTCAGTATTAGCGCGAGCAAGTGGCATGTCGCCAATGCTCGAAAATTACTGAAGGCCCGAATGGTTGAATACAAAAAAGTAGCCGCTAAGTGA
- a CDS encoding outer membrane beta-barrel protein — MTDKELDKLFREKFEEKDFAFRESSWENAQKVIEQTDPAAVDDLMRRKFAAQSFAFKESSWTAAKTLVDSMYRGLLIRQWTTRAAVFMGVLGALVLSEPVWNASNGNGIDVYGRPAIAELAAVDSENTASKEAAQESLATASGEDELTESSQGATTTSAEESIASAENFASEEKSSTSELAFAELGGGEGGTNTPASTELSGEAADDQNGVAFPAATESESPTGEEGSGQNAMAEVSESEEGQQSAETGIEEEVTSVIEDEDDAQGKAPAPRPSAPGMFNPINGKSSYFGLAFGARIYEDFASTETGAIQFAPTVGLRYAYMFHPKLSANIGGFYAYRRSTHSAHQFSGASYSFGAHNQTVSLVSTEMHQLEVPLYLRYQVARGHHINFGGYVNATLATKNESVSTTTAPYSADVLVESDEWGHMPGMREVGYGLMLGYDYRINENWQIGFRGQWGLVDWSDDAVFSDSPYDRNKEIKVLLEYRLND; from the coding sequence TTGACTGATAAGGAACTCGATAAACTGTTTCGGGAGAAGTTCGAGGAGAAGGACTTCGCGTTCCGAGAATCATCCTGGGAGAATGCCCAGAAGGTGATCGAGCAGACAGATCCTGCCGCGGTCGATGATCTGATGCGCCGCAAATTTGCCGCGCAGAGTTTTGCGTTCAAAGAATCCTCTTGGACCGCTGCAAAGACCCTCGTCGATTCCATGTACCGTGGTCTATTGATCCGTCAATGGACGACTAGAGCTGCAGTCTTTATGGGAGTGCTGGGAGCCTTAGTTCTTTCAGAGCCCGTTTGGAATGCCTCTAATGGTAATGGCATTGACGTATACGGACGCCCGGCCATAGCTGAACTTGCGGCCGTTGATTCGGAGAATACTGCTTCAAAGGAAGCCGCGCAAGAGTCTTTGGCAACCGCCAGCGGAGAAGATGAACTGACGGAGTCTTCGCAAGGGGCTACTACAACGTCAGCTGAAGAATCCATAGCTTCTGCTGAGAACTTTGCTTCCGAAGAAAAATCTTCAACCTCGGAATTGGCATTTGCTGAATTGGGCGGTGGAGAAGGCGGAACAAATACCCCGGCGAGCACAGAGCTATCCGGAGAAGCTGCAGACGATCAGAATGGCGTTGCATTTCCAGCAGCCACGGAATCGGAATCTCCAACTGGAGAGGAGGGTTCCGGGCAAAATGCGATGGCCGAGGTTAGCGAGTCCGAAGAAGGACAGCAATCCGCCGAGACCGGGATCGAAGAAGAAGTGACTTCCGTGATTGAAGACGAAGATGATGCCCAAGGAAAGGCACCAGCTCCTCGTCCATCGGCTCCAGGGATGTTCAATCCGATCAATGGAAAGTCGAGCTACTTTGGCTTGGCCTTCGGGGCACGTATCTATGAAGATTTTGCGAGTACCGAAACCGGGGCCATTCAATTCGCTCCTACGGTCGGTCTGCGATACGCTTATATGTTCCACCCGAAGCTTTCGGCGAATATCGGTGGATTCTATGCCTATCGTCGCTCCACGCACAGCGCTCATCAGTTCTCTGGGGCCTCGTATAGCTTCGGTGCGCACAATCAGACCGTTTCTTTGGTTTCTACAGAAATGCATCAACTGGAAGTACCGCTTTACCTACGCTATCAAGTCGCCCGCGGACATCACATCAATTTCGGTGGATATGTCAACGCTACCCTAGCGACAAAGAACGAATCGGTTTCGACCACGACGGCGCCTTATAGCGCGGACGTACTGGTGGAGTCCGATGAATGGGGCCACATGCCCGGAATGCGTGAGGTGGGTTATGGCCTTATGTTGGGCTACGACTATCGAATCAACGAGAACTGGCAAATCGGCTTCCGCGGACAGTGGGGTCTTGTGGATTGGAGTGATGATGCCGTTTTCTCCGATAGTCCCTACGACCGCAACAAGGAAATCAAAGTACTTTTGGAGTACCGCCTAAACGATTGA
- a CDS encoding sigma-70 family RNA polymerase sigma factor: protein MEIDSELIEKCIERDQRAQYTLYRKCYGILMGTCFRYADQKTDAESLLNLAFCKILMNLEKYKPEVPFEAWIRRITINTIIDEFRKQKKYWETHTYPDEYLPDGHVDMNMADAHFQAEELKKLILRLPPVSQKVFNLYVIDGYKHAEISEMLKISEGTSKWHVSHARKLLRTMIQEELKDIRID from the coding sequence ATGGAAATTGATAGTGAACTCATAGAAAAGTGCATTGAGCGCGATCAACGCGCCCAATACACCCTGTACCGGAAATGCTACGGCATTCTCATGGGTACCTGTTTTCGCTATGCCGACCAGAAAACCGACGCTGAATCCTTACTGAATCTGGCATTCTGCAAGATTCTGATGAACCTAGAAAAGTACAAGCCCGAAGTGCCTTTTGAGGCCTGGATTCGTCGTATAACGATCAATACGATCATCGACGAGTTCCGGAAGCAAAAGAAATACTGGGAAACACATACCTATCCGGACGAATACCTTCCGGACGGGCATGTAGATATGAATATGGCCGATGCTCATTTTCAGGCAGAGGAATTGAAAAAGTTGATTTTGCGCTTACCACCCGTTTCGCAAAAAGTCTTCAACCTCTACGTCATTGATGGGTATAAGCATGCAGAAATCAGCGAAATGCTCAAGATTTCTGAAGGAACCAGTAAGTGGCATGTGTCCCATGCCCGAAAGCTGTTGAGAACCATGATACAAGAAGAGTTAAAAGATATTCGCATTGACTGA
- a CDS encoding PKD domain-containing protein, with the protein MLDSAEGQPTTIYWDFGDGTTSDEPSPVHTYDLLSAPTIATCSLYVLYPSGCFDSSYQNIKLNSSCYASFEADVSGYAVSFTSQTQSSGISYAWDFGDGSNSNESNPVHQYQSGGVYSVKLTISDQGSGCESIYRKTIAVAVQPCLVNCHYEPMNVQGNNDWVQKKHMAIDFRDANGVLWSSEYSYQPDSSFINLTQKEQYLINENGNPTYHVNGEVACLLFHPDLTDTLVLSGGSFSVAFGY; encoded by the coding sequence ATGCTCGATTCGGCCGAAGGTCAACCCACAACTATTTATTGGGACTTTGGAGATGGGACCACAAGTGATGAACCGAGTCCAGTGCACACCTATGATTTGCTTTCCGCACCGACCATTGCGACCTGCAGTCTCTATGTGCTTTATCCCAGTGGATGTTTCGATTCCTCCTACCAGAACATCAAACTCAACTCTTCGTGCTATGCTTCCTTTGAGGCTGATGTATCGGGTTACGCTGTGAGTTTCACTTCCCAAACCCAGAGTTCGGGAATCAGTTATGCCTGGGATTTTGGAGATGGGTCTAATTCCAATGAATCCAACCCTGTCCACCAGTACCAAAGCGGAGGGGTGTATAGCGTTAAGCTCACCATTTCAGATCAAGGTTCGGGTTGCGAGTCGATCTACCGAAAGACCATTGCCGTTGCCGTACAGCCCTGTTTGGTGAACTGTCACTACGAACCCATGAATGTCCAGGGGAACAACGACTGGGTGCAGAAAAAGCACATGGCGATAGATTTCCGCGACGCCAACGGAGTCCTTTGGAGTTCCGAATACAGCTATCAGCCCGACTCCAGCTTTATCAACTTGACTCAGAAAGAGCAATACCTGATCAACGAAAACGGCAACCCTACTTATCACGTGAATGGAGAGGTGGCCTGCCTTCTTTTCCACCCCGACCTCACGGATACGCTCGTTTTGAGCGGCGGCAGTTTCTCTGTAGCCTTCGGTTATTAA
- a CDS encoding PKD domain-containing protein: MKRLFLSFVALFAVLVAQAQGSFTVSGTVTDLNGGALANEPVVIIDSLSTPPVFALAITDASGNYSASLQGSFQVVVAAVQDCNGQAYTQNVLFNGGTTGTANFSIPCGSGGVIGFPGGGGSGGGNPGGGGTGGGGGTFPGGSLCDAFWIPIPDTAGGVLFFHLGLDSTLTYAWDFGDGTTSADVVPSHTYAANGVYNVCLTISDGAGCSDTFCDSVAFPLNQFPGGGGGTGGGPGGGGFPGGGGNYPFGCFADFFAFGDTTLDMNFISFVGDSSLTYAWDFGDGNTSNVMDPMHTYAAAGTYTVCLIVSDAANNCADTLCQPVQVPFFTGPWGPGTGTGGPWGPGNGPGTGGNWGACDAFFFPLTDSSLTADFFPVMVDSNMTYAWDFGDGNISSVINPSHTFGSAGAYIVTLTVSGQTALGSCTATFAQAVVVPFDSTICGPWNPGYGFPGGGNGGPIIITPPGGGGPWGNPCSALFMPLPDTVPLSFYFVRLPLDSGLTYAWDFGDGNTSSSPLPNHIYAGPGTYAVCLTVSDAATGCTDTFCDTVTVTNATWSGGSFAPQTVSLGESSIQELKAYPNPTSGGLNVTYSSVESSDVALRLIDMTGRVLIDENASAREGQNNETLDLSGFPAGSYVLQVVQGSSVDYLRIVKQ, translated from the coding sequence ATGAAAAGACTCTTTCTCTCTTTTGTCGCCTTGTTCGCGGTGCTTGTAGCACAAGCGCAAGGTTCTTTTACGGTGAGCGGAACGGTCACGGACCTCAACGGAGGTGCCTTGGCCAACGAGCCCGTGGTCATTATTGACTCTTTATCTACTCCCCCAGTCTTTGCTCTTGCCATAACGGATGCTTCCGGAAATTACAGCGCCAGTCTTCAAGGCTCTTTCCAAGTAGTTGTGGCAGCGGTACAAGACTGTAACGGACAGGCTTACACCCAAAATGTCCTCTTTAATGGAGGAACAACGGGTACAGCCAATTTCTCCATTCCTTGTGGTAGTGGAGGTGTTATTGGATTCCCCGGTGGCGGTGGAAGCGGTGGTGGAAACCCTGGCGGCGGTGGTACCGGCGGTGGCGGTGGAACATTTCCTGGTGGAAGCCTCTGCGACGCTTTTTGGATTCCCATTCCAGATACAGCCGGTGGAGTACTCTTTTTCCACTTAGGTCTCGACTCTACTCTGACCTATGCATGGGACTTCGGTGACGGAACAACTTCAGCAGATGTTGTGCCCAGCCACACCTACGCAGCGAATGGCGTGTACAACGTTTGCTTGACCATCTCTGATGGTGCGGGTTGTTCGGATACTTTCTGCGACAGCGTGGCCTTCCCATTGAACCAGTTCCCTGGTGGCGGCGGTGGCACAGGCGGAGGTCCTGGTGGTGGTGGATTCCCTGGAGGGGGCGGTAACTACCCCTTTGGATGTTTCGCCGACTTCTTTGCCTTTGGTGACACTACCCTAGACATGAACTTCATCTCTTTTGTCGGAGACTCCTCATTGACCTACGCATGGGACTTCGGAGACGGAAACACGTCGAATGTGATGGATCCGATGCACACGTATGCAGCTGCAGGAACGTATACCGTATGTTTGATCGTCAGCGATGCTGCCAACAACTGCGCGGATACCCTTTGCCAGCCCGTACAAGTTCCATTCTTTACAGGTCCATGGGGTCCTGGAACAGGAACAGGTGGTCCATGGGGTCCAGGAAACGGTCCAGGAACTGGTGGTAACTGGGGGGCTTGCGATGCCTTCTTCTTCCCCTTAACGGATTCCAGCTTGACCGCCGATTTCTTCCCGGTCATGGTGGACAGCAATATGACTTATGCTTGGGATTTCGGAGACGGAAACATCAGTAGCGTCATCAATCCTAGTCACACCTTTGGTTCGGCTGGAGCGTACATTGTCACGCTTACCGTTTCAGGACAAACAGCTTTAGGTAGCTGTACCGCAACCTTTGCTCAAGCAGTAGTGGTACCGTTTGACAGCACCATTTGTGGTCCTTGGAACCCAGGATACGGATTCCCTGGCGGCGGAAACGGTGGACCAATCATCATCACGCCTCCAGGAGGCGGTGGACCATGGGGTAACCCTTGCTCTGCGCTGTTTATGCCTCTGCCAGACACAGTTCCTTTGAGTTTCTACTTCGTGCGTTTGCCATTGGATTCTGGTTTGACCTACGCATGGGACTTCGGTGACGGAAATACTTCATCAAGCCCACTTCCAAACCACATCTATGCAGGACCGGGAACATATGCAGTCTGCTTGACCGTATCTGACGCTGCCACAGGTTGCACAGATACCTTCTGTGACACCGTTACGGTGACCAATGCGACGTGGAGCGGAGGAAGCTTTGCGCCTCAAACCGTATCTTTAGGTGAGTCGAGTATTCAGGAATTGAAGGCTTATCCAAACCCGACGAGCGGAGGCTTGAATGTGACCTACAGCTCGGTAGAATCATCAGATGTAGCATTGAGATTGATCGATATGACCGGTCGTGTGCTCATCGATGAGAACGCATCGGCCCGTGAGGGCCAAAACAATGAGACCCTTGATCTCAGCGGCTTCCCGGCAGGAAGTTATGTCCTGCAAGTCGTTCAAGGTTCGAGTGTGGATTACCTACGGATCGTGAAACAATAA
- a CDS encoding YceI family protein — protein sequence MKLHPTLLISFLFLTSLVVAQEKMPVQGSSEVLVHGTSTLHDWTMNCEQFNGSVVLTESEGVLTDMSDLQFTIVVKGMKSGKSAMDNNTYKAMSEPNHPNVQFESSSIDIQSKGEGYAVKAKGKLTIAGSTREVTLEATGRRSGERWVFSGKKDIHTPDYGVERVSAMMGTIKTGEDVVIDFDIVF from the coding sequence ATGAAACTACACCCCACCCTACTCATTTCCTTCCTCTTCCTTACCTCCCTTGTTGTCGCGCAAGAAAAGATGCCTGTTCAAGGCAGTTCTGAGGTTTTGGTACACGGAACCAGCACCTTGCACGATTGGACCATGAACTGCGAGCAGTTTAATGGATCTGTGGTGCTCACAGAGTCGGAAGGCGTATTGACCGATATGAGTGACCTTCAATTCACCATCGTTGTGAAAGGAATGAAAAGTGGAAAATCGGCCATGGATAACAACACCTACAAGGCCATGTCCGAGCCCAACCACCCCAATGTACAATTTGAGAGCAGCAGCATCGATATCCAATCAAAAGGAGAGGGGTATGCTGTAAAGGCCAAAGGAAAACTGACCATTGCAGGAAGCACCCGTGAAGTAACATTGGAGGCCACAGGCCGAAGGAGTGGAGAACGCTGGGTATTCTCAGGCAAGAAAGATATTCACACACCGGACTACGGTGTTGAACGCGTTTCCGCCATGATGGGAACCATCAAAACAGGCGAAGATGTAGTCATTGATTTTGACATTGTTTTTTAA
- a CDS encoding YceI family protein → MFWILSLLLLLPSPYRKGEEELYIKPTSYVEVHGASNVMDFSCKIGGEYFADTVRVQYEDQVERFVFRNFDFNLPVEKFACGNFVLNSDFKRTLCEEDHPVMQVRLLSFRRTRVNKVSKMDWGMLEAEFTIAGVTKIYTSEVRRGLVSEGFNMKGTLPVNMCEFGLEARSSVPLVKVEDALQVEFDFIFEQL, encoded by the coding sequence ATGTTTTGGATCCTTTCCCTTTTACTGCTTTTACCATCGCCTTACCGGAAAGGAGAGGAGGAACTCTACATCAAGCCGACGAGCTACGTTGAGGTGCACGGAGCGTCCAACGTCATGGATTTTTCGTGCAAAATTGGAGGGGAGTACTTCGCCGATACCGTTCGGGTTCAGTATGAAGATCAAGTTGAGCGCTTTGTCTTTCGCAACTTTGATTTTAATCTTCCAGTAGAGAAGTTCGCTTGCGGGAATTTCGTCTTAAACAGCGACTTTAAAAGAACGCTCTGTGAAGAAGACCACCCGGTGATGCAAGTTCGGTTACTGAGTTTCCGTAGGACCAGAGTCAATAAAGTCAGTAAAATGGACTGGGGAATGCTGGAGGCGGAATTCACCATCGCAGGTGTGACCAAAATATACACCTCCGAAGTTCGTCGGGGCCTCGTATCCGAAGGCTTCAACATGAAGGGCACCTTGCCCGTCAACATGTGTGAGTTTGGCCTAGAGGCGCGGTCTAGTGTCCCGCTGGTCAAGGTCGAGGACGCTCTGCAGGTGGAATTCGACTTTATCTTCGAGCAATTATAG
- a CDS encoding bifunctional hydroxymethylpyrimidine kinase/phosphomethylpyrimidine kinase → MSLLVVGTVAYDAIETPFGKTDKIVGGSAMYFSMAASQFNIPTRLVSVVGEDYDQDFLQGMRDRKIDLEGLQELEGRKSFFWAGKYHIDMNSRDTLDTQLNVLEDFDPVLPESYKDTEFVMLGNLMPSLQTKVLDQLNGNTKLVALDTMNFWMDSFMDDLKEVLKRVDVLIINDEEARQLADDYSLVKSAKKIMEMGPKILVIKKGEHGALLFNENEVFFAPALPLEEVFDPTGAGDTFAGGFIGYLAQTRDVSFANMKRAVIYGSALASFTVEKFGPERLLDLNGEELHRRVEEFINLVQFDIQLS, encoded by the coding sequence ATGAGTCTTTTGGTCGTTGGAACCGTCGCGTACGATGCTATTGAAACCCCTTTCGGCAAAACGGATAAAATCGTTGGTGGATCAGCGATGTACTTCAGTATGGCTGCATCTCAATTCAATATTCCGACTCGTTTAGTTTCTGTCGTAGGAGAGGATTACGATCAAGACTTTTTGCAGGGGATGCGTGATCGTAAGATCGATCTTGAAGGTCTTCAAGAATTGGAAGGACGCAAGTCGTTTTTCTGGGCAGGCAAGTACCACATCGACATGAATTCTCGAGACACATTGGACACTCAACTCAACGTGTTGGAAGACTTTGATCCAGTATTGCCTGAAAGCTATAAAGACACGGAATTTGTCATGCTCGGAAACCTCATGCCGAGTTTGCAGACCAAGGTCTTGGATCAGTTGAACGGAAACACCAAGCTCGTGGCTTTAGACACCATGAACTTCTGGATGGACAGCTTCATGGACGACCTCAAAGAAGTGCTCAAGCGCGTGGATGTACTCATTATTAATGATGAAGAGGCCCGTCAATTGGCCGACGATTATTCTTTGGTGAAATCAGCCAAGAAGATCATGGAAATGGGTCCTAAAATCTTGGTGATTAAGAAAGGGGAGCACGGTGCTTTGTTGTTTAATGAAAACGAAGTGTTCTTCGCTCCAGCCTTGCCCTTAGAGGAGGTATTTGACCCAACCGGTGCGGGAGACACCTTTGCCGGAGGATTCATCGGGTACTTGGCGCAGACGCGCGACGTGAGCTTTGCAAACATGAAACGCGCCGTAATCTACGGATCGGCCTTGGCGAGCTTTACGGTTGAGAAATTTGGCCCCGAGCGATTGTTGGATTTGAATGGAGAAGAGCTCCATCGTCGCGTGGAAGAATTCATCAACCTGGTTCAGTTCGATATTCAACTCTCCTAA